Sequence from the Chloroflexota bacterium genome:
CCTGGGGGTTTTCTCATTCCCCTGCCAGTTTGGCTATGGTCACACCGTCGCCGCCTTCCTGCGGCAGGCCGGATTCCCAGGCGCGGACGTGGGGGTGGCGTTCCAGCGCGTCGCGCACGGCAGCGCGCAGGCGTCCGGTGCCTTTGCCGTGCACAATCCGCACGAAGGGCAGCCCGGCTAAATAGGCCTGGTCAAGGTACTTGTCCAGCCGCTCCAACGCCTCGTCGGCGGTCAGACCGCGCAAATCCAGTGCCATGCCGGGCGAGGCCACTTCGGGCACCCGCACGCTGCTTTCGCCGACTGCCGCGCCCTGGGGCGGGGGCGGGGCGAGCACCCGCAGGTCGCGAATCGGCGTGCGCACCCGCAGCGCGCCGATGACCACTTCGGCTTCCCCGGCCTCTTCGTCCAGCGCGCTCACCGTGCCCTGGGCGTTGAGGCGTTCCACGTGCACCTTCGCGCCCACGGCAAGGGGCGGGGGCGGCCCGGCCACGGGCGGCGGCTCGGGGGGCGCGGTTTCGGCTTCCAGGGCGGTCAGGCGCTCCTCGACTTCGGTTTCCAGCGCCTCGGCGGCCTGCTGGGCGGTGCGGAGTTCGTTTTGGGCTTCCAGCGCCTCGGCGGGGGGCAGCAGGCGGCGCAGGCGGCGGCGCAGGGTGCGGATTTCTTCCCGCAGGGCTTCCACCTCGGCCTGCGCCTGGCTTTGGGCTTCGGCCAGCACCTGCCGCCGCTCTTTGTCGATTTCCGCCAGACGCCGCGCCAGTTTCGCCCGCAGCGCCTCGGCACGACGGCGGGCTTTTTCGGCGCGGCGGCGTTCTTTGCGCGCCAGCCGCCGCTGCCGGTGGATTTCGTCTAACAGGGCATCGGCTTTCAGGTCGTCGGGGTGGAAGCCTGCGCGGGCCGCGGCGATGATTTCCTCGGAAAGCCCCAGCCGTTGGGCGATTTCCAGCGCGTTGGAACGCCCCGGCAGGCCGACCACCAGGCGGTAGGTGGGGCGCAGGGTGTGGGCATCGAAGGCCATGCTGGCGTTGGCAACGCCGGGGGTGGCGTGGGCGTAAAGTTTGAGTTCGGGGTAGTGGGTGGCAACCAGGGTGGTCACGCCGCGGCGCACCAGGTGGTCGAGGATGGCACGCGCTAACGCCGCACCTTCCTGGGGGTCGGTGCCCGCGCCGAGTTCGTCCAGGAGCACCAGGTCGCGGGAATCCGCCCGCTTGAGGATACGCACGATGTTGCGCATGTGCCCCGAAAAGGTGGAAAGGGACTGCTCGATGGACTGCTCGTCGCCGATGTCGGCGAAGATGTTGGCAAACACGCTCAGGGCGCTGCCTTCTTCGGCGGGAATGTGGAAACCGGCCTGCGCCATCAGCGCCAGCAGCCCGGCGGTTTTCAGGGTCACGGTCTTGCCGCCGGTGTTGGGGCCGGTGATGACTAAGGCGAAGATGTCTTCGTCCAGCACCAGGTCAATGGGCACCGCCGTTTCGAGGGGCAGCAGGGGATGGCGCGCCCCTAACAGTCGCAGGGTGACGCCGGGGTGGGTGGGGGCGGTGGTTTCCGGCGTTGCCCTCACCTTTCCCCCTTGCCCTTCGCCCTGCTGCGGGCTTTCCCCCTTTCCTCTCCCAGAGGGCGAGGCAAGGGGGCGGGGCCTGAAGGGCACCAACCGCGGGGCGGTGGC
This genomic interval carries:
- a CDS encoding endonuclease MutS2; protein product: MDVKTLEVLEFPKILERLAQHTAFAAGRERALALKPASSLRKARSLQAETTEARALLASHPGIGLRGVRDIRPHVEAARRGITLAPEALLEIKATLARSRDLRRDLLRLQTEAPRLADIAALLPPPIGLIDAIARTLTDEGEIPDSASPTLARLRADMTLARQRLTRRLERMVRDPAIVPMLQEPIVTQRGGRYVLPLKAEFKGRLKGIVHDRSASGATLFVEPLPIVEINNHLRELERAAEQEIRRLLAALSQEVAIHADTLLQAVETLARLDVIFGKAALAEQMEATAPRLVPFRPRPLASPSGRGKGESPQQGEGQGGKVRATPETTAPTHPGVTLRLLGARHPLLPLETAVPIDLVLDEDIFALVITGPNTGGKTVTLKTAGLLALMAQAGFHIPAEEGSALSVFANIFADIGDEQSIEQSLSTFSGHMRNIVRILKRADSRDLVLLDELGAGTDPQEGAALARAILDHLVRRGVTTLVATHYPELKLYAHATPGVANASMAFDAHTLRPTYRLVVGLPGRSNALEIAQRLGLSEEIIAAARAGFHPDDLKADALLDEIHRQRRLARKERRRAEKARRRAEALRAKLARRLAEIDKERRQVLAEAQSQAQAEVEALREEIRTLRRRLRRLLPPAEALEAQNELRTAQQAAEALETEVEERLTALEAETAPPEPPPVAGPPPPLAVGAKVHVERLNAQGTVSALDEEAGEAEVVIGALRVRTPIRDLRVLAPPPPQGAAVGESSVRVPEVASPGMALDLRGLTADEALERLDKYLDQAYLAGLPFVRIVHGKGTGRLRAAVRDALERHPHVRAWESGLPQEGGDGVTIAKLAGE